One segment of Cystobacter fuscus DSM 2262 DNA contains the following:
- the polA gene encoding DNA polymerase I, whose translation MVPPPSNGAPRLVLIDASSFIFRAYHAIPPLTTRQGIPTNATLGFTRQVLKALRELEPSHVALAFDKESRAERQKIDPNYKANRKETPEDLSQQFPYIRRVVEGLALPILEVAGWEADDVIGTLAQRAVAEGFDVLVVTGDKDFVQIVSERVHLYDPQNERYTTPSEVKERLGIEPAQMRDYLALIGDAIDNVPKVPGIGPKSAVELLTQFGGVDALLSRLTEVKKPKMRAALEAHRDSLLLARDLVTFRTDLKLDVSISQLVRQPLREELLRPLFTELEFSALLKELPAREPTKLETQTEQVTTKEALEALAAAIRQAGRVTLFPAYEGLPLSATLVGLGVALPDGTTRYVPLHHEGLGVEQVKPADFKRALAGVLEDEGVKKGGHDLKALWLLLAREGIQLRGGEEDVELLSYLLDASRRDHTLEFLARERMQVDLPALPSTGGRKPRPLKEFSPGEVAVAYAVRADVARRLVPGLQEELEPLGLNRLAKELEVPLVPILARMEARGVKVDVATLRKISEKVGAECDAKVKEIHQLAGTEFNVGSNPQLAEVLYKKLELPVLKRGKTGPSTDQEVLEKLAEKHALPRAIIEYRSLSKLKSTYLDTLPELVTKDGRLHTTFHQAATATGRLSSSDPNLQNIPIRTELGMEIRRAFIADEGHQLVSADYSQIELRLLAHIAEDEVLLDAFARDEDIHSRTAAEVFGVPQKEVTKDQRRVAKMVNFGIAYGLSPYGLSTRLNIPEEEARDIIERYFTRYAGIKRYLDETVRVARERGYVETLFGRRRPMGDLSAKNRQVVQAAERAAINMPIQGTAADLMKKAMLEVDAALAREKLRTRMLLQVHDELLFEAPDDEVEAVKELSRRCMGAVMTLKVPLKVEVGAGNTWADAH comes from the coding sequence ATGGTCCCCCCTCCCTCGAATGGCGCACCCCGCCTCGTCCTGATCGACGCCTCCAGCTTCATCTTCCGCGCCTATCACGCCATTCCTCCCCTGACGACCCGCCAGGGGATTCCCACCAACGCCACCCTGGGCTTCACCCGCCAGGTGCTCAAGGCGCTCCGGGAGCTCGAGCCTTCTCACGTGGCGCTCGCCTTCGACAAGGAGAGCCGCGCCGAGCGCCAGAAGATCGATCCCAACTACAAGGCCAACCGCAAGGAGACGCCGGAGGACCTGTCCCAGCAGTTCCCCTACATCCGCCGCGTGGTGGAGGGGCTCGCGCTGCCCATCCTCGAGGTGGCGGGCTGGGAGGCGGACGACGTCATCGGCACCCTGGCCCAGCGCGCCGTCGCCGAGGGCTTCGACGTGCTCGTCGTCACCGGGGACAAGGACTTCGTGCAGATCGTCTCCGAGCGCGTGCACCTCTATGATCCGCAGAACGAGCGCTACACCACTCCCTCCGAGGTGAAGGAGCGCCTGGGCATCGAGCCCGCGCAGATGCGCGACTACCTGGCGCTCATCGGGGACGCCATCGACAACGTGCCCAAGGTGCCGGGCATCGGCCCCAAGAGCGCGGTGGAGCTGCTCACCCAGTTCGGGGGCGTGGACGCGCTGCTCTCGCGGCTCACCGAGGTGAAGAAGCCGAAGATGCGCGCGGCCCTGGAGGCGCACCGCGACAGCCTGCTGCTCGCGCGCGACCTGGTGACTTTCCGCACGGACCTGAAGCTGGACGTGAGCATCTCCCAGCTCGTGCGCCAGCCCCTGCGCGAGGAGCTCCTGCGCCCGCTCTTCACCGAGCTGGAGTTCTCCGCGCTGCTCAAGGAGCTGCCCGCGCGCGAGCCCACGAAGCTCGAGACACAGACGGAGCAGGTCACCACGAAGGAGGCGCTCGAGGCGCTCGCCGCGGCCATCCGCCAGGCGGGGCGGGTGACGCTCTTTCCCGCCTACGAGGGCCTGCCCCTGTCCGCCACGCTGGTGGGGCTCGGGGTGGCGCTGCCGGACGGCACCACGCGCTACGTGCCGCTGCACCACGAGGGGCTGGGCGTGGAGCAGGTGAAGCCCGCGGACTTCAAGCGCGCGCTCGCGGGCGTGCTGGAGGACGAGGGGGTGAAGAAGGGCGGGCATGATCTCAAGGCGCTGTGGCTCCTGCTCGCGCGCGAGGGCATCCAGCTCAGGGGAGGGGAGGAGGACGTCGAGCTGCTCAGCTACCTGCTGGATGCGTCGCGGAGGGATCACACCCTGGAGTTCCTCGCCCGCGAGCGGATGCAGGTGGACCTGCCCGCGCTGCCCTCCACGGGCGGGCGCAAGCCGCGACCCCTGAAGGAGTTCTCTCCCGGAGAGGTGGCGGTGGCGTACGCGGTGCGCGCGGACGTGGCGCGGCGGCTCGTGCCCGGACTCCAGGAGGAGCTGGAGCCCCTGGGCCTCAACCGGCTCGCCAAGGAGCTGGAGGTGCCGCTCGTGCCCATCCTCGCGCGCATGGAGGCACGGGGCGTGAAGGTGGACGTGGCGACGCTGCGGAAGATCTCCGAGAAGGTGGGCGCCGAGTGCGACGCCAAGGTGAAGGAGATCCACCAGCTCGCGGGCACCGAGTTCAACGTGGGCTCCAACCCCCAGCTCGCGGAGGTGCTCTACAAGAAGCTGGAGTTGCCGGTGCTCAAGCGCGGCAAGACGGGCCCGTCCACGGACCAGGAGGTGCTGGAGAAGCTCGCCGAGAAGCACGCGCTGCCGCGCGCCATCATCGAGTACCGCTCGCTGTCCAAGCTCAAGAGCACCTACCTGGACACGCTGCCGGAGCTGGTGACGAAGGACGGGCGCCTGCACACCACCTTCCACCAGGCGGCCACGGCGACGGGGCGCCTGTCCTCGTCGGATCCGAACCTGCAGAACATCCCCATCCGCACCGAGCTGGGCATGGAGATCCGCCGCGCCTTCATCGCCGACGAGGGCCACCAGCTCGTCTCCGCGGACTACAGCCAGATCGAACTGCGGCTGCTCGCGCACATCGCCGAGGACGAGGTGTTGCTGGACGCCTTCGCCCGGGACGAGGACATCCACAGCCGCACCGCGGCGGAGGTCTTCGGCGTACCGCAGAAGGAGGTGACGAAGGATCAGCGCCGGGTGGCGAAGATGGTCAACTTCGGCATCGCCTACGGCCTGTCGCCCTACGGCCTGTCCACGCGCCTGAACATCCCCGAGGAGGAGGCGCGCGACATCATCGAGCGCTACTTCACGCGCTACGCCGGCATCAAGCGCTACCTGGACGAGACGGTGCGGGTGGCGCGCGAGCGGGGCTACGTGGAGACGCTCTTCGGACGGCGCCGACCCATGGGGGATTTGAGCGCGAAGAACCGCCAGGTGGTGCAGGCCGCGGAGCGCGCCGCCATCAACATGCCGATTCAGGGCACGGCGGCCGATCTCATGAAGAAGGCGATGCTGGAGGTGGACGCGGCGCTGGCGCGCGAGAAGCTGCGCACGCGGATGCTGCTGCAGGTGCACGACGAACTGCTCTTCGAGGCGCCCGACGACGAGGTGGAGGCCGTGAAGGAGCTGTCGCGCCGGTGCATGGGCGCGGTGATGACGCTCAAGGTGCCGCTCAAGGTGGAAGTGGGGGCTGGAAACACGTGGGCGGACGCGCACTGA
- a CDS encoding FHA domain-containing protein: MPTLVIRHPDGSESEQELSGELRVGRQEGTNDLTLAEGGVSRRHARFFEEDGTVMVEDVGSANGTFVDGQRITGATALTPTSEVVLGDYALRLKAPARPAGVRRSARPAGEAGAAPGGARPAPTRSIPAGKRPPSALAKRPASAVAPPPEDHADGEKEDEGGFVLKGLTGPWANQKYPLQGKLVVGRQAPATVLLDDDSVSRRHAEVELGPDGPVLRDLGSANGTLLNGERVAPQEPLDLQPGDVITFGMVEVVVERTGSAPARKGRASRTDAAGSEVAPAAASRKRLLVVAASVVGVLLVAGIIKSTTGGSEESVSGAVASRGEPAVDPTEQIQELLSQCRSYSSMEMGGEPDWGKAQTACSKVLNIDPINSEAVSLMKRITLEKDASEQFAQGNKALLRGKEEEALDLFKKIPKESTYFRRAKPKVQEAVLQVMKRSEDDCKRYVRDAQWSAAVPRCERYMGFACQKMSREELEPPIGFTLVLDSRRRLGRTEWRPKNKLYVDFLNARQKLDPNAEPWHCPVSDIFMDDDAAPNPRKVVEEAFKQRFPNKFMNEAMLDYWGGRGNEAVATLQRLRNNYEMAQYHADADRMIADVNNVDQLFKIGQGHLQSEDVEKAAEALQEALDVDKRLMDTLFESRPSFYRRNIQQDMAAKAITRGKYWDERGDGRRACRIWKLGFSFYQGNTDLNSDVTRCSTRALKAFKSAESCQDLDLVLEYAVPKDGMAEKVAEQKKQIGC, from the coding sequence ATGCCCACCCTGGTCATCCGTCATCCCGACGGCAGCGAGAGCGAACAGGAATTGTCTGGCGAGCTGAGGGTCGGCCGCCAGGAAGGCACCAACGATCTGACCCTCGCCGAGGGCGGTGTGTCGCGCCGCCACGCCCGCTTCTTCGAGGAAGACGGCACGGTGATGGTGGAGGACGTGGGCAGCGCCAATGGCACCTTCGTGGATGGCCAGCGCATCACCGGCGCCACGGCCCTCACGCCCACGTCGGAGGTGGTGCTGGGCGACTACGCCCTGCGGCTCAAGGCGCCCGCCCGGCCCGCCGGGGTGCGCCGGAGCGCCAGGCCCGCGGGCGAGGCCGGCGCGGCCCCCGGAGGCGCGAGGCCGGCGCCCACCCGGTCGATCCCCGCCGGAAAGCGGCCTCCCTCGGCGCTCGCCAAACGGCCCGCGTCCGCCGTGGCGCCTCCCCCGGAGGACCACGCGGACGGGGAGAAGGAGGACGAGGGCGGGTTCGTGCTCAAGGGCCTCACCGGCCCCTGGGCCAACCAGAAGTACCCGCTCCAGGGCAAGCTCGTCGTGGGCCGGCAGGCACCCGCCACGGTGCTGCTCGACGACGACTCGGTGAGCCGCCGGCACGCCGAGGTGGAGCTCGGCCCGGACGGTCCGGTGCTGCGCGACCTGGGCAGTGCCAACGGCACGCTGCTCAATGGCGAGCGGGTGGCCCCCCAGGAGCCCCTGGACCTGCAACCCGGTGACGTCATCACCTTCGGCATGGTGGAGGTGGTGGTCGAGCGCACCGGCTCCGCGCCGGCCAGGAAGGGCCGCGCCTCACGCACCGACGCGGCGGGCTCGGAGGTGGCGCCCGCGGCGGCCTCGCGCAAGCGGTTGCTCGTCGTGGCCGCCAGCGTGGTGGGCGTGCTGCTGGTGGCGGGAATCATCAAGAGCACCACGGGGGGCTCGGAGGAGAGTGTCTCGGGGGCCGTGGCCTCCCGGGGGGAGCCCGCCGTGGATCCCACCGAGCAGATCCAGGAGTTGCTCAGCCAGTGCCGTTCCTACTCCTCCATGGAGATGGGCGGCGAGCCGGATTGGGGCAAGGCGCAGACGGCCTGTTCGAAGGTGCTGAACATCGACCCCATCAACTCCGAGGCCGTCTCCCTCATGAAGCGCATCACGCTGGAGAAGGATGCCTCGGAGCAGTTCGCCCAGGGCAACAAGGCGCTGCTGCGCGGCAAGGAAGAGGAGGCGCTGGATCTCTTCAAGAAGATTCCCAAGGAGAGCACCTACTTCCGCCGGGCCAAGCCCAAGGTGCAGGAGGCGGTGCTCCAGGTGATGAAGCGCTCCGAGGACGACTGCAAGCGCTACGTGCGTGACGCGCAGTGGAGCGCGGCGGTGCCCCGGTGCGAGCGCTACATGGGCTTCGCCTGCCAGAAGATGTCGCGCGAGGAGCTGGAGCCGCCCATCGGCTTCACCCTCGTGCTCGACTCGCGCCGGCGCCTGGGCCGCACCGAGTGGCGGCCGAAGAACAAGCTCTACGTGGACTTCCTCAACGCCCGGCAGAAGTTGGATCCCAACGCCGAGCCCTGGCACTGCCCCGTGTCGGACATCTTCATGGATGACGACGCGGCGCCCAATCCCCGCAAGGTGGTGGAGGAGGCCTTCAAGCAGCGCTTCCCCAACAAGTTCATGAACGAGGCGATGCTGGACTACTGGGGTGGACGCGGCAACGAGGCCGTCGCCACGCTGCAGCGGCTGCGCAACAACTACGAGATGGCCCAGTACCACGCGGACGCGGACCGGATGATCGCGGACGTGAACAACGTGGACCAGCTCTTCAAGATCGGCCAGGGCCACCTGCAGAGCGAGGACGTGGAGAAGGCCGCCGAGGCGCTCCAGGAAGCGCTGGACGTGGACAAGCGGCTGATGGACACCCTGTTCGAGTCGCGTCCGTCCTTCTACCGCCGCAACATCCAGCAGGACATGGCCGCCAAGGCCATCACCCGTGGCAAGTACTGGGACGAGCGCGGAGACGGGCGCCGGGCCTGCCGCATCTGGAAGCTGGGCTTCAGCTTCTACCAGGGCAACACGGACCTCAACTCGGACGTGACCCGCTGCTCCACGCGTGCCCTCAAGGCCTTCAAGTCCGCCGAGTCGTGCCAGGACCTGGACCTCGTCCTGGAATACGCCGTGCCCAAGGACGGCATGGCGGAGAAGGTCGCCGAGCAGAAAAAGCAGATCGGATGTTGA
- a CDS encoding ATPase, T2SS/T4P/T4SS family: MFLITLEEKGGGTEQIEFEKNEITIGRLDGNDIRLAKGNVSKYHSKIIAKDGKFIVVDMKSTNGTFVNGKKIAGPQVVKPTDQISIGDYILNVEALEEEASQTRTAPPEEEYYDEEPVEEEEPYEEEAPAPEANARMPASLASALAKNRKRVDPRVEAYTRLQKEIHDRLIEYLDLRRMDMDRLGDDELWRRTEKAISDIIDQMEADGELPPEVDREELLTDVINEALGLGPLEAFLASDEISEIMVNHANQIYIERKGKLVLSEKTFSSNQAVLGVIERIVAPIGRRIDESSPLVDARLKDGSRVNAIIPPLALKGPCITIRKFKKDSLKIQDLIKFKTVTAQMAEFLEMCVKARKNIVISGGTGSGKTTTLNIISSFIPEDERIVTVEDAAELQLPQDHWVQLESRPPNLEGKGAITIRDLVKNCLRMRPDRIVVGECRAGETLDMLQAMNTGHDGSLTTLHANTPRDAIARLETMVLMSGMELPVKAIREQIASAVHLIVQQTRFSDGTRKICFITEIAGMEVDIVTLQDIFYYKQEGFTDEGKVRGRYVASGFVPKFYDDLQRKGIPVNMSIFRED; the protein is encoded by the coding sequence ATGTTTCTGATTACGCTCGAGGAGAAGGGTGGCGGCACCGAGCAGATCGAGTTCGAGAAGAACGAGATCACCATCGGTCGCCTGGATGGCAACGACATCCGCCTCGCCAAGGGCAATGTCTCCAAGTACCACTCGAAGATCATCGCCAAGGACGGCAAGTTCATCGTCGTGGACATGAAGTCCACCAACGGCACCTTCGTGAACGGCAAGAAGATCGCCGGGCCGCAGGTGGTCAAGCCGACCGATCAGATCTCCATCGGCGACTACATCCTCAACGTGGAGGCGCTCGAGGAGGAGGCCTCCCAGACGCGCACGGCGCCTCCCGAGGAGGAGTACTACGACGAGGAGCCCGTCGAGGAGGAGGAGCCCTACGAGGAGGAAGCTCCCGCGCCGGAAGCCAACGCGCGCATGCCCGCCTCGCTCGCCTCGGCGCTCGCCAAGAACAGGAAGCGGGTGGATCCCCGGGTGGAGGCCTACACCCGGCTGCAGAAGGAGATCCACGACCGGCTCATCGAGTACCTCGACCTGCGCCGCATGGACATGGACCGGCTCGGGGACGACGAGCTGTGGCGGCGCACCGAGAAGGCCATCAGCGACATCATCGATCAGATGGAGGCGGACGGAGAGCTGCCGCCCGAGGTGGACCGCGAGGAGCTGCTCACCGACGTCATCAACGAGGCGCTGGGCCTGGGGCCCCTCGAGGCGTTCCTCGCGTCGGATGAGATCAGCGAGATCATGGTCAACCACGCCAACCAGATCTACATCGAGCGCAAGGGCAAGCTCGTGCTGAGCGAGAAGACGTTCAGCTCGAACCAGGCGGTGCTCGGGGTCATCGAGCGCATTGTGGCGCCCATCGGCCGGCGCATCGACGAGTCCAGCCCCCTGGTGGACGCGCGCCTCAAGGACGGCAGCCGCGTCAACGCCATCATCCCGCCGCTGGCGCTCAAGGGCCCCTGCATCACCATCCGCAAGTTCAAGAAGGACTCGCTGAAGATCCAGGATCTCATCAAGTTCAAGACCGTCACGGCGCAGATGGCCGAGTTCCTGGAGATGTGCGTCAAGGCGCGCAAGAACATCGTCATCTCCGGTGGCACGGGCTCGGGCAAGACGACGACGCTCAACATCATCAGCTCCTTCATCCCCGAGGACGAGCGCATCGTCACGGTGGAGGACGCCGCCGAGCTGCAACTGCCGCAGGATCACTGGGTGCAACTGGAGAGCCGTCCGCCCAACCTGGAAGGCAAGGGCGCCATCACCATCCGCGATCTGGTGAAGAACTGCCTGCGCATGCGGCCCGACCGCATCGTGGTGGGCGAGTGCCGCGCGGGCGAGACGCTGGACATGCTCCAGGCGATGAACACGGGCCACGACGGCTCGCTCACCACGCTGCACGCCAACACGCCACGCGACGCCATCGCCCGGCTGGAGACGATGGTGCTCATGAGCGGCATGGAGCTGCCGGTGAAGGCCATCCGCGAGCAGATCGCGAGCGCCGTGCACCTCATCGTGCAGCAGACGCGCTTCTCCGACGGCACGCGCAAGATCTGCTTCATCACGGAGATCGCCGGCATGGAGGTGGACATCGTCACCCTCCAGGACATCTTCTATTACAAGCAGGAAGGCTTCACGGACGAGGGCAAGGTGCGCGGCCGGTACGTGGCGAGCGGCTTCGTGCCCAAGTTCTACGATGACCTGCAGCGCAAGGGCATCCCCGTCAACATGAGCATCTTCCGCGAGGACTGA
- a CDS encoding type II and III secretion system protein family protein: MLGRFTQAAAIGVLLTVLLAASAQAQDSSLINLGIGAQKVLSIPGMTRISIGDPGVAEVKALGPGQVLVLGQGEGKTTLLVWKGNGQRVTYNIAVRKQDPNEVSSDIKKLLGEIEGVSIRIVGDRIFLDGQAYTSADAARIEEVAALYPNVKSFVKVAPNAKKLVAQNLTAAFQKAGLRNVQVNPQGSTIFLEGSVESQQEMQKAELLVKALGEKVENLLVVGIKKMIISEVQFVEIRRNSRDRYGIKYPTDIAGTVSATATINQSLFPGSFGSGAGMASLAAGAEFAVGFQGNDGYGRLLAQPKLVCASGEKAEFLAGGEVPIPLITQNQFSVEYKPYGVILNLRPTADSNGNIQTEIEAEASELDTSVAVSIGGSAAIPGFRTRKVKTNVTVRHGETIVLSGVFSHDEQKAVSKLPGLGHIPIIGEIFKNRAFDSTKRELVIFVTPRIVTPDSDKIHTLIEDVKSRYKQARSEVSFNIFD; this comes from the coding sequence ATGCTTGGACGCTTCACCCAGGCCGCCGCGATCGGCGTCCTGTTGACCGTGTTGCTCGCCGCGAGCGCGCAGGCCCAGGACAGCTCGCTCATCAACCTGGGCATCGGCGCCCAGAAGGTGCTCTCCATCCCCGGCATGACGCGCATCTCCATCGGAGACCCGGGCGTCGCCGAGGTGAAGGCGCTCGGTCCCGGCCAGGTGCTCGTGCTCGGACAGGGCGAGGGCAAGACGACGCTGCTGGTGTGGAAGGGCAACGGCCAGCGCGTCACCTACAACATCGCGGTGCGCAAGCAGGACCCCAACGAGGTCAGCTCCGACATCAAGAAGCTGCTCGGGGAGATCGAGGGCGTCAGCATCCGCATCGTGGGGGATCGCATCTTCCTGGACGGCCAGGCGTACACGTCCGCGGACGCCGCGCGCATCGAGGAGGTGGCGGCGCTCTACCCGAACGTGAAGAGCTTCGTGAAGGTGGCGCCCAACGCCAAGAAGCTCGTGGCGCAGAACCTCACCGCCGCCTTCCAGAAGGCGGGCCTGCGCAACGTGCAGGTCAACCCCCAGGGCTCCACCATCTTCCTGGAGGGCTCGGTGGAGAGCCAGCAGGAGATGCAGAAGGCGGAGCTGCTCGTGAAGGCGCTGGGCGAGAAGGTGGAGAACCTGCTCGTGGTGGGCATCAAGAAGATGATCATCTCCGAGGTGCAGTTCGTGGAGATCCGCCGCAACTCGCGCGATCGCTACGGCATCAAGTACCCCACGGACATCGCCGGCACCGTGTCCGCCACGGCCACCATCAACCAGTCGCTCTTCCCGGGCAGCTTCGGTTCGGGCGCGGGCATGGCGTCGCTGGCGGCCGGCGCGGAGTTCGCCGTGGGCTTCCAGGGCAATGACGGCTACGGCCGGCTCTTGGCCCAGCCCAAGCTGGTGTGCGCCAGCGGCGAGAAGGCCGAGTTCCTCGCGGGCGGCGAGGTGCCCATCCCCCTCATCACCCAGAACCAGTTCTCCGTGGAGTACAAGCCCTACGGCGTCATCCTCAACCTGCGCCCCACCGCGGACAGCAACGGCAACATCCAGACGGAGATCGAGGCCGAGGCGAGCGAGCTGGACACCTCGGTGGCCGTCTCCATCGGTGGCTCGGCGGCCATCCCCGGCTTCCGCACCCGCAAGGTGAAGACGAACGTCACCGTGCGCCACGGCGAGACGATCGTCCTGTCCGGCGTGTTCAGCCACGACGAGCAGAAGGCCGTCAGCAAGCTGCCGGGCCTGGGCCACATCCCCATCATCGGGGAGATCTTCAAGAACCGCGCGTTCGACTCCACCAAGCGCGAGCTCGTCATCTTCGTGACCCCGCGCATCGTCACGCCCGACTCGGACAAGATCCACACCCTCATCGAGGACGTGAAGAGCCGCTACAAGCAGGCGCGCTCCGAGGTCTCCTTCAACATCTTCGACTGA
- a CDS encoding A24 family peptidase produces the protein MTPSHIALWIVLGMALVISVVTDVLRRRILDVVTYPLMVVALGVRLASEGVGGLETGLVSGVVSGAGLALVLVPAAVRGRMGWGDVKLMAGVGAVLGFPAVMAAAAFISLVGALQAVVTLLWHGAVWETLGDLVRRWAVRVRWMKEGAVDAPRRHIPYGVAIALGTFWAMWWQHDRLG, from the coding sequence ATGACGCCTTCTCACATCGCGCTGTGGATCGTCCTGGGCATGGCGCTGGTGATCTCCGTGGTGACGGACGTGCTCCGCCGCCGGATCCTCGACGTCGTCACCTATCCCCTGATGGTGGTGGCCCTGGGCGTGCGCCTGGCGAGCGAGGGAGTGGGAGGGCTGGAGACGGGGCTGGTGAGTGGGGTGGTATCCGGGGCGGGACTGGCGCTGGTGTTGGTGCCGGCGGCGGTGCGCGGGCGCATGGGGTGGGGGGACGTGAAGTTGATGGCGGGCGTGGGCGCGGTGTTGGGCTTTCCCGCGGTGATGGCCGCGGCGGCCTTCATCTCCCTGGTGGGAGCCTTGCAGGCGGTGGTGACGCTGCTGTGGCACGGCGCCGTCTGGGAGACGTTGGGCGACCTGGTGCGGCGTTGGGCCGTGCGGGTGCGCTGGATGAAAGAGGGCGCGGTGGACGCGCCGCGACGCCATATCCCGTATGGCGTGGCGATCGCGCTGGGGACTTTCTGGGCCATGTGGTGGCAGCACGACAGATTGGGGTAG
- a CDS encoding FHA domain-containing protein: MIDQNSRPARKVGIADHLWETYEDMAQQMGSDRDALINQALFMFARLNGFLEVRPSRSEAPVEAPSAAPATAAARPSAPAPARSAPPVLQPVSGGGAKTPPPREDTPLPAPAPQRAAPRLEERSSANTLDNDPARREVAERVLETAAELERLIKGKSNEPREELDEEPLADEHDSDLGLPEDEPLPEDEPLPEDEAPPEDEPMDQAVGGLLLSMDNAEPQSITKERFVIGRGKHCDLVINSGKVSREHAVIVREGDDFFIEDLGSSNGTWFNKQRIKRRKVEDGDEYFICSERVRLTYQ; this comes from the coding sequence ATGATTGACCAGAATTCCCGTCCTGCCCGCAAGGTCGGCATCGCCGACCACCTGTGGGAGACCTACGAAGACATGGCCCAGCAGATGGGCTCGGACCGCGACGCGCTCATCAATCAAGCGTTGTTCATGTTCGCGCGTCTCAATGGTTTCCTCGAGGTGCGCCCGAGCCGCTCCGAGGCGCCCGTCGAGGCTCCCTCCGCCGCCCCGGCCACGGCCGCCGCGCGGCCCTCCGCCCCGGCCCCGGCCCGGTCCGCTCCGCCCGTGTTGCAGCCGGTGAGCGGAGGCGGCGCCAAGACGCCTCCGCCCCGCGAGGACACGCCGTTGCCGGCGCCCGCCCCGCAGCGGGCCGCCCCTCGGCTCGAGGAGCGCTCCTCGGCGAATACCCTCGACAATGATCCGGCCCGCCGCGAGGTGGCCGAGCGCGTGCTGGAGACCGCCGCCGAGCTCGAGCGCCTCATCAAGGGCAAGAGCAACGAGCCGCGCGAGGAGCTCGACGAGGAGCCCCTGGCCGACGAGCACGACTCGGATCTGGGCCTGCCCGAGGACGAGCCGCTGCCCGAGGACGAGCCGCTGCCCGAGGACGAGGCGCCGCCCGAGGACGAGCCCATGGACCAGGCGGTGGGCGGGCTCTTGCTGTCCATGGACAACGCCGAGCCGCAGAGCATCACCAAGGAGCGCTTCGTGATCGGCCGCGGCAAGCACTGCGACCTGGTCATCAACTCCGGCAAGGTGTCGCGCGAGCACGCCGTCATCGTCCGCGAGGGCGACGACTTCTTCATCGAGGACCTGGGCTCGTCCAACGGCACCTGGTTCAACAAGCAGCGCATCAAGCGCCGCAAGGTCGAGGACGGCGACGAGTACTTCATCTGCAGCGAGCGCGTCCGGCTCACCTACCAATAG